A section of the Virgibacillus sp. NKC19-3 genome encodes:
- a CDS encoding GntR family transcriptional regulator produces MLLKDIAYQKIKEKILEEEYQPGNFLSERTLINDLNMSKTPIKNALVRLETENFVTVSSKQGIIINDLSVERINDIYNLRIALETFNCDSVYKQITDEQLSELKDNIDETKVASEKLDVKAFATLDHQFHLSISEIAGNNEITRTLLNYQDHLRRITLRHLNKDPMRVRKFYKEHIEILDALENHSSESVVLMKKHLQESKSILFQ; encoded by the coding sequence ATGCTTTTAAAAGATATTGCTTATCAAAAAATTAAAGAAAAGATTTTAGAAGAAGAGTACCAGCCAGGGAATTTCTTATCAGAGCGCACTTTAATTAACGACTTGAATATGAGCAAAACACCTATAAAAAATGCTCTAGTACGGCTAGAAACAGAAAACTTTGTTACAGTTTCCTCTAAACAAGGGATAATTATTAATGATTTATCCGTAGAAAGAATCAACGATATTTATAATTTGCGTATTGCGCTGGAAACGTTTAACTGTGACTCTGTTTACAAACAGATCACCGATGAACAGCTCTCAGAACTTAAGGACAATATAGATGAGACCAAAGTTGCGTCAGAAAAATTGGATGTGAAAGCATTTGCTACATTGGATCATCAATTTCATCTTTCTATAAGTGAAATAGCTGGAAATAACGAGATAACTCGTACCTTGCTAAATTATCAGGATCATTTGCGCAGAATAACGTTGCGTCATCTTAATAAAGATCCAATGCGAGTAAGAAAATTTTACAAGGAACATATAGAGATTTTAGATGCTTTGGAAAACCACAGCTCAGAAAGTGTTGTTTTGATGAAAAAACACTTACAGGAGTCTAAATCAATATTATTTCAATAA
- a CDS encoding TRAP transporter small permease has translation MDAYLNFIDRVNNVVKYLVSILFIALVVLVFMQVVTRFIINYPLSWTEEISRYLMIYIVFIGSALAVRTNEHIAIDFLLEIISPKNKKRLNIITLFISVLFFAMLTYFGFQLTLIVFDQATPTLQFSMAWAYAAIPAGSLLMILNVFAVLIQMKKRGMSETEGEVQ, from the coding sequence ATGGACGCATATTTAAATTTTATAGATAGAGTAAACAATGTTGTGAAATATCTTGTATCTATTTTATTCATAGCACTTGTAGTACTTGTGTTTATGCAAGTAGTTACTCGATTTATTATTAACTACCCATTAAGTTGGACGGAGGAAATCTCACGTTATTTAATGATATATATTGTGTTTATCGGCTCTGCATTAGCAGTCCGAACAAATGAGCATATAGCGATTGACTTCCTGTTGGAAATAATAAGTCCTAAGAATAAAAAACGATTGAATATTATTACACTATTTATTAGTGTACTGTTCTTTGCCATGCTGACTTATTTTGGTTTCCAATTAACATTGATTGTTTTTGATCAAGCAACCCCAACACTGCAATTCTCAATGGCATGGGCATATGCAGCAATTCCTGCAGGCTCATTATTGATGATTTTAAATGTGTTTGCAGTGTTAATTCAAATGAAAAAGAGAGGTATGTCTGAAACGGAGGGTGAAGTTCAATGA
- a CDS encoding zinc-dependent alcohol dehydrogenase, translating into MKAVFVEEAEKIKVKEIDNPKIKEEEVLIKVDVAGICGSDIHTYKGLHPFRQPPVVIGHEVAGEVVEIGKKVNSIKVGDRVTVEPQMGTGESDGEMTGNINYSDERLAPGMGEWLGTMAEYFVSPESLVIKLPDSVSYDRGVLVEPLAVGVHAAFKGEVKPTDKVAVIGAGPIGLLTLAAVKARGVDHTLITDVLNYSLEYAYELGASKTLNTKDQPEWIETAKKEMGGSFDKVFITAGVPGIVNQALSLLKKGGRAVTVAMFHGQQEIDIEQLQQNEKELIGCMTYNRPDTEEALSIIEKNDIPVEKVISHRLSSEEAAKGFHIVDKKEDQSVKVLVEFNA; encoded by the coding sequence ATGAAGGCAGTATTTGTAGAAGAAGCGGAAAAAATTAAGGTGAAGGAAATAGATAATCCAAAAATCAAAGAGGAGGAAGTATTGATCAAAGTTGATGTTGCTGGAATCTGCGGTTCTGATATTCATACGTATAAAGGGCTGCATCCATTCCGGCAACCACCAGTTGTAATCGGACATGAAGTTGCAGGGGAAGTGGTTGAGATTGGAAAAAAAGTAAATTCAATTAAAGTTGGAGACCGTGTAACTGTCGAACCACAAATGGGAACAGGCGAAAGTGATGGAGAAATGACAGGAAACATCAATTATTCAGATGAACGCTTAGCACCTGGTATGGGAGAGTGGCTTGGAACAATGGCCGAATACTTTGTTTCTCCGGAATCACTGGTAATTAAATTGCCTGATTCCGTTAGTTATGATCGTGGAGTGCTGGTGGAACCACTGGCAGTTGGGGTGCATGCAGCTTTTAAAGGAGAAGTAAAACCAACGGACAAAGTTGCGGTTATTGGTGCTGGTCCAATTGGTTTATTAACGCTTGCTGCTGTAAAAGCTCGAGGTGTAGATCATACACTTATTACTGATGTGCTGAATTATTCTTTGGAATACGCTTATGAGTTAGGTGCATCAAAAACGTTAAATACAAAAGATCAACCTGAGTGGATAGAAACAGCAAAAAAAGAAATGGGAGGCAGTTTTGATAAAGTATTTATTACTGCAGGTGTTCCAGGCATTGTTAATCAAGCACTATCTTTATTAAAGAAAGGCGGCCGCGCGGTTACTGTCGCTATGTTCCATGGTCAGCAAGAAATAGATATCGAACAACTGCAGCAGAATGAAAAAGAACTCATTGGCTGTATGACATACAATCGACCGGATACTGAAGAAGCATTATCCATTATAGAAAAAAATGATATTCCTGTAGAAAAAGTCATATCTCACCGGCTTTCCAGTGAAGAAGCCGCAAAAGGGTTTCATATTGTCGATAAAAAGGAAGACCAATCTGTTAAAGTGCTCGTTGAATTCAACGCCTAG
- a CDS encoding class II aldolase/adducin family protein codes for MNRLGLIKELQQTGIFMMENKLAWGTAGNISARLKSNQFYVSASGTYLGDMEIDDFSLCEGANVLEGSKPSKEYKMHLGIYEERPEMNAVLHASPFYSTLIANSNLEIPSNYFVEAMYYLERVERVPYYHPGSTDLAQAVTEKAKDANILLLENHGVIVYDNSLKEAIMALQTLEYTAKMHVTALQNQINMQGLSKETEQDFLQNSGYKPVREWPRK; via the coding sequence ATGAATCGTTTAGGGCTTATTAAAGAATTGCAACAAACAGGCATATTTATGATGGAGAACAAATTGGCATGGGGAACGGCAGGAAACATAAGTGCACGTTTGAAATCCAATCAATTTTATGTTTCAGCAAGTGGAACCTATCTTGGAGATATGGAGATCGATGATTTTTCTTTATGCGAAGGCGCAAACGTTTTGGAAGGGTCAAAGCCATCAAAGGAGTACAAAATGCACCTGGGTATTTATGAAGAACGTCCAGAAATGAATGCTGTTCTTCACGCATCACCTTTTTATAGTACATTAATAGCAAATTCTAACCTTGAAATTCCATCCAATTATTTTGTTGAAGCAATGTATTATCTGGAAAGAGTTGAACGAGTTCCTTATTATCACCCAGGCAGTACTGATCTTGCACAAGCTGTGACGGAAAAAGCAAAAGATGCCAATATTTTATTGCTGGAAAATCATGGTGTCATCGTTTATGATAATAGTTTAAAAGAGGCAATAATGGCGTTACAAACACTAGAATACACTGCAAAGATGCATGTAACTGCACTTCAAAATCAAATTAATATGCAAGGACTGAGTAAGGAAACAGAACAAGATTTTCTTCAAAATTCTGGGTACAAGCCTGTAAGAGAGTGGCCAAGGAAATAG
- a CDS encoding four-carbon acid sugar kinase family protein has protein sequence MKDRILLAFYGDDFTGSTDAMEALDQYGLRTILFLEPPDEKTLARFEDVQCIGVAGTARAKGKSEMKIEIDPVYEKFKEINPYFVHYKVCSTFDSSPEVGSIGYAMDIARNYFTKGTYPLLVAAPALGRYTIFGNHFANFRGTVYRLDEHPVMSKHPVTPMDEANLASHLQKQTQQTIETNTILDMDSESNEVNMLRDSEADITLFDALEEKHMEIFGDTVWESRDNTSRFIVGSSGIEYALGNKWNQEGISKNKEKERKPENLEQMLVVSGSVSDVTKSQLEHAEQSGFHMEQIPFELLTDKEIPEKYMNYILDLLETEQKVVLYTAKGADDPVIDSTKDLFLEHGISKEIGIHIGEQLGKWTKYIMEKADLKRLVIAGGDTSGFITSQLGIFGLEVLQSIAPGAPLCRAYSDNKRFNNLEIALKSGQLGGTDFLENVYKADQR, from the coding sequence ATGAAAGATCGCATTTTGTTAGCGTTTTATGGGGATGACTTCACTGGTTCCACGGATGCCATGGAAGCTTTAGATCAATATGGCTTACGAACCATTCTATTTTTGGAGCCCCCCGATGAAAAAACACTCGCACGCTTTGAAGATGTTCAATGCATTGGAGTGGCTGGTACGGCTCGAGCAAAAGGAAAATCGGAAATGAAAATAGAAATAGATCCTGTTTATGAGAAATTTAAAGAAATAAACCCTTATTTTGTGCATTATAAGGTATGTTCTACGTTTGATTCTTCTCCTGAGGTAGGAAGTATTGGATATGCGATGGACATTGCCAGGAATTATTTTACAAAGGGAACTTATCCACTGCTAGTCGCAGCTCCTGCATTGGGACGATATACCATATTTGGTAATCACTTTGCTAACTTTCGTGGAACAGTTTACCGGCTTGATGAACACCCGGTAATGTCGAAGCACCCGGTTACACCAATGGATGAGGCAAATTTAGCATCTCATTTACAGAAACAGACACAGCAAACCATTGAAACCAATACAATTCTTGATATGGATTCTGAATCTAATGAAGTAAATATGTTGAGAGATTCTGAAGCGGACATCACTTTATTTGACGCACTGGAAGAAAAACATATGGAAATATTTGGTGATACAGTTTGGGAAAGTAGAGATAATACATCCCGTTTTATTGTCGGTTCATCAGGAATTGAATATGCATTAGGAAACAAATGGAACCAAGAAGGGATAAGCAAAAATAAAGAAAAAGAAAGAAAACCTGAAAACCTAGAACAAATGCTAGTCGTTTCCGGCAGTGTATCAGATGTAACCAAGAGTCAATTAGAGCATGCAGAGCAGTCTGGTTTTCACATGGAACAGATACCATTTGAACTGTTAACAGATAAAGAAATTCCCGAAAAGTATATGAATTATATATTAGACTTGCTTGAAACTGAACAAAAAGTAGTGCTATATACAGCAAAAGGTGCCGATGATCCTGTTATTGATTCTACAAAGGACCTTTTTCTTGAACATGGAATCAGCAAAGAGATTGGAATTCATATTGGTGAACAACTGGGCAAGTGGACGAAATATATCATGGAAAAAGCAGACTTAAAGCGTCTTGTTATCGCAGGGGGAGATACTTCAGGATTCATCACCTCACAACTGGGTATTTTTGGACTGGAAGTATTGCAATCTATTGCTCCTGGTGCTCCACTATGTCGGGCATATTCCGATAATAAACGGTTCAACAATCTTGAAATTGCTTTAAAAAGTGGTCAATTAGGTGGGACAGACTTCTTAGAAAATGTTTACAAAGCAGATCAACGGTAA
- a CDS encoding TRAP transporter substrate-binding protein — MKTFKNLSILLMAITVVVLAGCTQSANSEDVTTLRLGHIQNESHAWHQGAIRFAELVEEKTNGSVQVDIYPSSTLGSDRDLIEGMQIGSVDFALAAGVMSNFHQPYAILEAPYMFQDLEHLEDFLYGESGKNLQQEMLDETGVRGLEFWIRGPRQLTTNKLVERPSDLQGVKIRVPNIEASVESWTAMGSNPTPMNFSEVYSSLQTGVIDAQENPISFTANAQIQDVQDYLIMTNHVYGYVQLLMSDLTYEKLDGSEQQAVEEAAQEARNYQNEIVFQEEEKALQDMKEAGVEVIEVDTEPFEELVQPVHERLADKYGRDLYETIVNLR; from the coding sequence GTGAAGACATTTAAAAATCTATCTATCCTTTTAATGGCAATTACAGTTGTTGTACTTGCGGGATGCACACAAAGTGCAAATTCTGAGGATGTAACAACCTTAAGGCTTGGCCATATTCAAAACGAGTCTCATGCTTGGCATCAAGGTGCAATCAGGTTTGCTGAGTTGGTAGAAGAAAAAACAAATGGATCTGTACAAGTAGATATCTATCCAAGTTCTACTTTAGGATCGGACCGTGACCTTATTGAGGGTATGCAAATTGGATCAGTTGATTTTGCGCTCGCAGCAGGTGTAATGTCAAATTTCCATCAGCCATACGCCATCCTGGAGGCACCTTATATGTTCCAGGACTTAGAGCATTTAGAGGACTTCCTTTATGGAGAGTCCGGAAAAAATTTGCAGCAGGAAATGCTGGATGAAACAGGAGTACGAGGATTAGAATTCTGGATTCGTGGACCTAGACAGTTAACAACAAATAAATTAGTAGAACGTCCGTCAGATCTGCAAGGAGTTAAAATCCGGGTTCCGAATATTGAAGCGTCTGTTGAAAGTTGGACAGCTATGGGGTCGAATCCTACACCTATGAACTTTAGCGAAGTGTATTCCTCCCTTCAGACAGGTGTGATTGATGCACAGGAAAACCCGATTTCTTTTACTGCAAACGCTCAAATTCAAGATGTACAGGATTATTTAATAATGACAAACCATGTGTATGGATACGTACAGTTGCTCATGAGCGACTTGACATATGAGAAATTAGACGGTTCTGAGCAACAAGCTGTGGAAGAAGCAGCGCAGGAAGCTCGCAATTACCAAAATGAGATCGTTTTCCAAGAAGAAGAAAAAGCGTTGCAGGATATGAAAGAAGCAGGGGTAGAAGTTATAGAGGTAGACACAGAACCTTTCGAAGAGCTTGTTCAACCCGTACATGAACGTTTGGCTGATAAATATGGGCGTGATCTGTATGAAACCATTGTTAACTTGAGATAA
- a CDS encoding TRAP transporter large permease, with protein sequence MIAALVISLLVLFLIGVPVAVALGLSSSLALLVAGDVPLQVLAQRAFVSLDSVPLMAIPLFMLAGVIMEYGGISQRLINLANAITGHVSGGLAIVTVVTTMFFAAISGSSVAATAALGSILIPAMLSRGYHKEFAGGVQAVSGTLGIIIPPSIPLILYGVAAGTSIGDLFIAGMVPGIIIGLGLIITVIILAKKRDYLKEPKKTRKEVWQAFIEAIPALIMPIIILGGIYSGIFTATEAASVAVVYAFIVAIVFYKAINLTNISKVLTQATVTTSTIMFILATAGLFSWILTIENIPQQVAEAITSISDNSLVFLVFVVVLLLIIGMFMETNAAIIILAPILAPVALEVGVDPVHFGIVMIVTLAIGMVTPPLGLNLFVVGNIANTRLDKLAISLIPFYIAILITLALIVFVPSISTGLVNLLQ encoded by the coding sequence ATGATCGCTGCACTTGTTATATCTTTATTAGTGTTATTTCTAATTGGAGTGCCAGTAGCAGTTGCGCTTGGCCTTTCATCCAGTTTAGCTCTATTAGTAGCTGGAGATGTCCCTCTGCAAGTATTGGCTCAACGGGCATTTGTATCATTAGATTCTGTTCCATTAATGGCTATACCATTATTTATGCTAGCCGGCGTTATTATGGAATATGGTGGAATATCACAACGTTTGATAAACTTAGCTAATGCGATAACTGGCCATGTTTCTGGCGGGCTAGCAATTGTTACCGTTGTCACTACTATGTTTTTTGCAGCGATATCAGGTTCGAGTGTTGCAGCGACTGCTGCACTGGGTTCAATTTTAATTCCTGCTATGTTATCTCGTGGGTACCATAAAGAATTTGCAGGGGGAGTACAAGCAGTCTCCGGTACATTGGGAATTATTATACCTCCAAGTATTCCATTGATCTTATATGGAGTAGCTGCAGGCACGTCAATTGGAGATTTATTTATTGCAGGAATGGTTCCAGGAATTATTATAGGTTTGGGATTAATCATCACTGTTATCATTCTTGCGAAAAAGAGAGACTACTTAAAGGAACCGAAGAAAACAAGAAAAGAAGTATGGCAGGCTTTTATAGAAGCCATTCCAGCTCTTATTATGCCAATAATAATCCTAGGCGGTATTTACAGCGGAATATTCACAGCGACGGAAGCAGCTAGTGTTGCTGTTGTATATGCATTCATAGTAGCTATTGTATTCTATAAAGCTATCAACCTGACAAATATTTCTAAAGTATTAACTCAGGCTACAGTAACTACGTCAACAATTATGTTTATTCTAGCAACTGCGGGATTATTCAGCTGGATATTGACTATTGAAAATATACCACAGCAAGTTGCAGAAGCAATAACTTCCATATCAGATAACTCGTTGGTATTTTTAGTATTTGTCGTGGTGCTATTACTAATTATAGGAATGTTCATGGAAACCAATGCGGCAATCATTATTCTTGCACCGATTTTGGCGCCAGTTGCACTGGAAGTTGGAGTAGACCCTGTACATTTTGGTATTGTCATGATCGTAACCTTAGCGATTGGAATGGTGACTCCACCGTTAGGATTAAATTTATTTGTAGTAGGTAATATTGCTAACACAAGACTTGACAAACTCGCAATAAGTTTAATTCCCTTTTACATTGCTATCCTGATAACATTAGCATTAATCGTTTTTGTACCATCTATATCCACTGGTTTAGTAAATTTACTTCAATAA